The sequence below is a genomic window from Mycobacterium spongiae.
GGCGCGACGCAGGTGCTCACGGAACAGCGGCGGCCCGGCCACTGCGGCGACGATGGCGGCCGCGGAGGTGCCGACGACCATCACCATGATTTGGGCGAGCAGCAATCGAACACCGAAGCCGCTGCGGCGCCTGCCGCGGCTAGGGGAGTCGTCCGACTCGGTCATCGTCCGGTGCCCATCCGGTAGCCGACCCCACGGACGGTGACCACGTAGCGAGGCTTTCCCGCGTCGTCGCCGAGCTTGCGGCGCAAATTTCCGACGTGAACGTCGACGAGGTGCTCGTCGCCTACCCACTGCTCGTCCCACACGGTCTCGATCAGTTGCCGGCGGCTCAACACCACCCCGGGTCGGGCTGATAGGGCCGCCAGCAGGTCGAACTCGGTGCGGGTCAACAGGATCGGCAGATCGTGGATGAACACCTGCCGTCCCAGCACATCAATCCGCATTGCCCCGAACACGCGTGCGGGAGCATCCTCGGTGGCGCCGGCGCCACTTGGCGTTCTCGGCCGGCGCAGCATCGCTTGGATGCGTGCCAATAGCTCTCGAGGGCTAAAGGGTTTGGTCAGGTAGTCGTCCGCGCCGATGGACAACCCAACGATGGTGTCAGTT
It includes:
- a CDS encoding response regulator transcription factor, with the protein product MDPRPEASSDHAAVCRALIVDDEVVLTGIIASYLEREHYEVRVAHNGPDALAMAREYDPDVVVLDLALPGIDGLEVCRQLRTFSDAYVVMLTARDTETDTIVGLSIGADDYLTKPFSPRELLARIQAMLRRPRTPSGAGATEDAPARVFGAMRIDVLGRQVFIHDLPILLTRTEFDLLAALSARPGVVLSRRQLIETVWDEQWVGDEHLVDVHVGNLRRKLGDDAGKPRYVVTVRGVGYRMGTGR